A window of the Hordeum vulgare subsp. vulgare chromosome 5H, MorexV3_pseudomolecules_assembly, whole genome shotgun sequence genome harbors these coding sequences:
- the LOC123398652 gene encoding protein PELPK1-like, which translates to MASNASFNLLAVIMACTLLGGHTCHGARHLADTTPAASPPATVPGLPAVPTMPTLPPMPAVPTVPAVTVPAMPTVPAVTVPQVTLPPMPALPSVPKVTMPPMPSIVMPNVTMAPMPAVVVPKVTVPPMTVIPSMPKVTLPPMPSIPAINVPIPFLAPPPSA; encoded by the coding sequence ATGGCTTCCAATGCCAGCTTCAACTTGTTGGCGGTGATCATGGCGTGCACGCTGCTCGGCGGCCACACATGCCACGGCGCACGCCACTTGGCCGACACCACCCCGGCGGCTTCCCCACCCGCTACCGTCCCTGGCCTCCCGGCCGTGCCTACCATGCCGACCCTGCCACCGATGCCGGCTGTGCCGACAGTTCCGGCCGTGACAGTGCCGGCTATGCCGACGGTGCCCGCGGTGACCGTGCCGCAGGTGACTCTGCCTCCTATGCCCGCTCTTCCTTCCGTGCCCAAGGTGACCATGCCTCCGATGCCCTCCATCGTCATGCCCAACGTGACCATGGCGCCGATGCCGGCCGTCGTTGTGCCTAAGGTGACGGTGCCACCGATGACGGTCATTCCTTCCATGCCCAAGGTGACGCTGCCGCCGATGCCTTCTATCCCGGCCATCAACGTGCCTATACCGTTCCTGGCGCCACCTCCATCAGCATAG
- the LOC123398654 gene encoding protein PELPK1-like encodes MASNATLLAMIMACTLLLTGCHGARHLADTTPAAAPTAAVPGLPAVPTMPAVPTDTVTLLPPMPAVTLPTVPQVTLPPMPAVVVPKMVLPPMPAVVVPKMVLPPMPKVSMAPMPAIVVPKVTLPPLPFVPNVNVPMPFLAPPPSA; translated from the coding sequence ATGGCTTCGAACGCGACCTTGTTGGCCATGATCATGGCGTGCACGCTCCTACTCACCGGGTGCCACGGCGCACGCCACTTGGCCGACACGACTCCGGCGGCTGCCCCTACCGCTGCTGTACCTGGCCTGCCGGCCGTGCCGACCATGCCTGCCGTGCCCACGGACACAGTCACCCTGCTGCCACCAATGCCGGCGGTCACCCTGCCCACGGTTCCTCAAGTCACGCTCCCGCCCATGCCCGCTGTCGTGGTGCCTAAGATGGTGCTGCCACCCATGCCCGCTGTCGTGGTGCCTAAGATGGTGCTGCCACCCATGCCCAAGGTGTCAATGGCGCCGATGCCCGCCATTGTAGTGCCCAAGGTGACGCTGCCGCCATTGCCGTTCGTCCCGAATGTGAACGTGCCAATGCCGTTCCTGGCACCGCCCCCGTCTGCGTAG
- the LOC123398706 gene encoding protein PELPK2-like, translating to MASTASCFAMIMACAVLSSSTCNGARNLANTTPPAAPTTAAVPGLPAVPPMPSVTVPTMPTVPVVTVPTLPQVTLPPMPAVPSVPKVTMPPMPAIVVPKVTMAPMPTIAVPKVTMPQIPAIPSINVPLPFLAPPPSA from the coding sequence ATGGCCTCCACCGCGAGCTGCTTCGCCATGATCATGGCGTGCGCGGTTCTCTCCAGCAGCACGTGCAACGGAGCACGCAACTTGGCCAACACCACTCCGCCGGCTGCCCCTACCACTGCTGCTGTCCCTGGCCTCCCGGCGGTGCCACCGATGCCGTCCGTGACCGTGCCAACCATGCCGACCGTGCCCGTGGTCACCGTGCCCACCCTGCCGCAGGTGACACTGCCGCCTATGCCCGCCGTTCCTTCCGTGCCCAAGGTGACGATGCCGCCGATGCCTGCCATTGTCGTGCCCAAGGTGACCATGGCACCGATGCCCACCATTGCTGTTCCCAAGGTGACGATGCCACAGATACCTGCCATCCCGAGCATCAACGTGCCATTGCCGTTCCTGGCACCGCCCCCCTCTGCATAA